The genomic interval GCAAGTTGTGCGATCTCGTCTTGCAGGACGGCAATCAAAAGTTCCGAGTCATCCTTAACAAACTTATCCGCGAGAAATTTGGCTGCAGTAGTTCCACCAATGCCAGCACCTAATGAACCTACAATTCCGCCAATCAGTCCACCAGCCACAGTGCCAGGACCGGGAAACGCACTACCGATTGCTGCTCCACCTGCTGCTCCACCAATCCATCCTGCAGCACCTGTTGCAACACGAGTGGTGTTAATTGCGGTGTTTTTTCCGAACTGTTGCCATGAAATTGAGCGTTTGAAAGCGGCTCGGTAGAAATCGGGCGTGCTCGTCACAATTGCTGCGACTGCCGCTGTGATAGCATTCGTGCGAAGGAGCCTTGATACATGGTTAACTGCTGCAGCACCAGCGACTGACTTTCCGAGAGAGGCTGTAGCAACTCGACGGGCGACTTCCCTGCCAGCAGGCGTGCCCGATAGAGCCTGTACACCGTTGCGAACCGATGTGGCTCCGAATGCACCGATACCTGTGCGTAACAACTGAGCACTTACGACCCCGGCAAGGATCATAGTGCTACCACTCAACGCCGCGCAGCCAAGCGCAGCTATCGTTGCATCTTTGATGCTTTCACCGCGCCAGCGACTGTGTGCAAAGGTTACCACAAATGAAATTGGAAACACAGATATTGAGGTCACAATCTGCGTTTTTGCATCAAAAGTTAGGGAATCAATATTTCCGGCGCGTGCAATATTTTTCGCCTGTTTGTAGGTAACTGAACCTTTGCGGACCATCTCCTCTGCCTTCGCAGGATTCTTGACTCCTGGAACTTTGCCCTGTTCAATCCGCTTACGCATGAGTTTCACGCAATCTTCCCACTGATCTCTCGGTACTTCGAGATCTTGTCCTCCATAACGATAATATCCAGAATTTGGATCAAACGCAGCAGCAACAGTTTGCGAGGCACTTTGATAATACTTGGATTGAACAAACACCCCATCGACAACGCGATCTGGACCGTTCAACTCGTTGGACATTCCTATTACCTCGGCTATTTTACCTTGGAGTTTGTCATTCAAATTATTCGCATCCTCTGCTGCAAAACCATGTCCACTTGGTGAAGAATACCTTAAGATTTGTGTTTGTTCCAACATTAAACTGGTTCTCCTTTTCAACCGAGTTAAGTTTATTAACATCTCCCTATATTTAAACACATATTTAAGTCAAAAATCAAATAAATTTCACTACCCAAGAGTGCGAAGTCAGTATGCGAAAGGACAACTTTGACTTCAAAACCAAATTATATGGGACTTACGCGAATTGAGCAAATATCGGACATTTAGACGCAAAAAGTGGTAATTTCCGTTCCTTAAACCTCCTAAAGAATCAACGGTATAAATGCCTTATGGCATTCCCCGCCCCTTATCAGGGGACTTTAAGAAGGAATGCGTAAGTTCTAATTTTTTAACTATTTTATACTTATCGGTTTTCAGTTAAGAGGCACTCGTTTAACAGGGGAAATACGCAGAAACACCCTATCAAAAACATCCTCTTTTAACTGATAACTGACGACTATTCTGATCGGTTGTCTATATAGAGACACCGCAGACCAAAAGGATAGGAAAAAAATGGCTGTCAGCCATCAGTAAAGACTATCCTTGTAGTTACCCACCCCTTGTGGCTGCCCTAACACTTCTTGTGGCTGACAACTGATAACTATTCCACTACGAGGTTTCCGACTTTAGTTCAGCGACGTTCCTGCGAATTTTAATCGCCGCCTTAATAATATCCTCTATGTCCTCTTCACTTGCCATCAACACATTTTGACTGAGGGAAAGACTCGTTTGACATATTTTTTTAGTTTCAGGACACTGCACACCCTCATAATTGAGATCCTGGCCGAAAAGATTAGAACAGGGCTTACGTAATTTTTGATCATAGCACGCGTTGTCAGATGGGAATCCTGGAGAAACGCAGTCGATTCATTGCACAGCCTAACAGGTTATGCTACAAAAGAGCACCATGCGTAAGTCCTAATCGTTATAGGTTTGAAAATTTGCGGGGAGAAACACTAAACAGCACGCTCAATAGACCGGTGTCGATCTGTGCTTTGGACGACAACGACCTCCGATAGATTCGTTCAGCATTTCGCTGACTGCAGGAAGGGTGAACGCGGCGAGGAAGAAATTCGCAATAGAGCTTCTAATGAAATTTGGTAAGACTGACCAATCAAACGGTTTTTTATTCTCCCACGCGGTTAGAAATCCGCGCGGTTTTGAGAATCAATCCGCCTTTTTTGTCCTTTACAAAGTTCCCATTTTCGTCAGTTAAATAGTCTTGACGTTTTTGTTCTTCGATGCCCTCAAGTAATGCTTCTGCATCATAGTTGAACTTCGCTGCCCATTCTTCCCGAATTTGATGGATTTCGTCAATAAACGGGTCTTTCCACATGCTAAAAATCCTCCATTAGCAGTTGTTGCGGTGTGCAAAGGATCGGTGGTTGGTAACCTGCTTTTCTACACACCTGCTGTATCAACGGAATTTTGTTAATATTGGCAATATGTTTGAAATTCCATGTAGCCAGATACTGTACGTTGTTTATGGCGGTAATCGCTATATGAAATGAGTCAATCCGTGCTTTCAAGGGTAAAGCTCCGGCATTTATTAGATCATCACTAAGAAAATTCAGAGCCTCTCTTGGTGTATCTAACAAAGTCAGTTTTTCTAAGACATCAAGACGCTTTTGAGAAGCACCTCTATCACCTAAGCTTACTTCTTGTTGGACAATCGGTGAAGAAACAAGTTCAAATTGCTGTTCGGCAAAATTCTCCCACCAATAGCGAGTGAAATACTGGCACCCACGAATCCCTGCGTTGCTACTCGGTCTGGAAGTCAGGTAACTAATAACCGAAGTCTCAATATAAATCCGGGGTTTGGATGGCATTCATTGGCCTCTGCTGTCCCAAGGTTTTATAACCACATATTAACACATTCCAAGGCGAATGTCAAGCCATTTTGCGAGATACATGTCGCTCCGCAAACGCTAAAATCCAATGTGAAGAAGGCTTTATTCGGTAGGGTGCCACGGTCCTATAAGCATGTCGCCCCGCTGGGGCTAAAAAATGCTACTACAAACATAAAAGTTTTATTCAAAGACCAGAAACAGTGGAACAGAACTTACGCAATTTTGATCATAGCACGTGCTGTTAGATGGGAATCCTGAAAAAACGCAGTCGATTCATAGGCACAACCTAACAGGTTATGCTACAAAAGAGCACCATGCGTAAGTCCTATGGGATATTAAACCGCACGCTCAATGGACCAATGCCGATCCGTGCTTTGGACGACAATGGCACCCGGCATGTTCATCTGTGTTAGCATCTCGTTGACTTCGGCGATGGTGAACGCGGCGAGGAAGGAGTCGTAGTAGAGTTTCTGTTGGTAAGGGGTATCGTTAGCGGCATACAGGTCGACAAAGGCTTGCGCATCCGTAGGTGTTTCAGGACGGATGAGATCCCGGATGAGAACTGTTCCTTGCGGGCGGGCAACTCGCTCCATCTCTTTGAGTGCCGACATCGCATCGTGGATGTGATGCACAATGCTGTTGGAGATGAGTCCGTCAAAGGTATCATCGGGATAGGGTAGGGTTTTGGCATCGACATGTTGAAGGGTTATCCGATCGGTGAGCCCGGCATCTGCGACGTGACGCTTCGCTATCTTTAACATTTCTTCGGATAGGTCGATGGCGGTGATGTGGATATCGGGACAGTGTTGCGCGAGGAGGATGGGAATCTGCGCAGGACCGGTGCCGACATCAAGAAAATGACCGGTGCTCGCACCAAGTACGACGACGCGGTCTACGAAAGCCTGGTCAACCTCACCGTGCTCCATCGCATCGTAGGCTTCGGCGGCTTCCGCTGTGTCCATAACTTCTGGTTCTACAATTCGGTTCATTCTCTGATTCTCTGATGAGCTGAGCGACAGTCACTGCATTTTGGTGGATCTGGTCTGATTGAAATTGTGTGTACATGCCAACCGCCATCGCGTCCGTCGGTTTTATATTCTCAAGCGCGAGTTCAAAGGCTGCATGAGGCTCGTTCCTACCAGCGGCTAATACCTTTATGGCGATTATCGGCATCGGTATTGCCTGTATCGTGGCGAATGCGGTATACCGATCGTCTGGCAAATAGAGTTCCCTATGTTTCGTATGATTATACAACGCACAGACATAAAAGTCAACATCATATCCTTCAGTGTAGCAATACTTGAGCACCTGCGGGTCATGCGTGCCGAGTCCAACCGCGCAACCGAGGTCTCGGATACGTTTGAGTCCATCGCGTAAGGAACAGAGCCGTCCTTGGGCATATAACTTATCGGTCGTTCCACCGTGATGATAGATAGCAATCGGTTTATAGCGAGCGATAATCTGTAGGTAGTCGTCGAGGTTGGCGTATTCTGTATCTTTGGGTGTTTGAGCAATCCACTGAATGGTGCCACCTGCGTTCCAGTATTCGTTGAGCGTCCGCATGATATGCCTATCGGCGCGAGCGAGGACGGCGTTAATTCCGTTCTCCTCTGCTTGCTGGAGGTCCGCCATAATTTGTTGCGCCGTATAGTAATCCTCCATGGCTTTCGATGCAGCTGGAGAATGATGCGAGATCCCGCTATACGGGTTACCGCCGATAATGAGTCGCGTGATGCGATGCGATGCGATAGAAATTGTCGGTATTTTCATTGTTTATTTTGTGAAATCCTGTCTTTAAGGTATCCCATGAATTTCATTTACTCATCAATAGATTGCTTCAGTCTACCCCACACGGTCGTGTGCGTGTTGACCGTCGGAGAGACAGAAAGCGTACCTGTTGGCACCCACGTCGGTCCCATATCTATCTCCGGATGGCGTGTCAATCTGCGGCGACTCTGCCTGAGGCGATTGACATCTATCGTATAGATGTCATAATTTCCCCCCGTCATGGACCAGAAAACCATCGTGTGCCCATCAGGATGCCAGGCGGGCACCCCATCAAACTCCAGATGGCGGGTAATCCGTCTGAGATTTCCTCCATCAACGTTTAGGGTGTAGATGTCATAATTTCCCCCTAAAACCACCGTAAAGGCAATTCGTTTCCCATCCGAAGACCAGGCGGGTGTCCATCCCGGTTCGGGTTGATTTTTGAGTCTGATCTGATTTCCACCATTCGCGTCCATCATATAGATACCAGCGGGGTTTCTGAAAGAACGAAAGGCGATGAATCGGCTGTCAGGTGACCACACCGGGGTGTTGTTCTTCTTACCTCCGTGCGTCAACTGTTGGAGATTCGCACCACTCGGTTCGATTTTGTAGATGTTCAACGTCCCTGATCTCTCAGAGGCAAACGCAATCCATCGTCCATCTGGAGACCATGCGGGAACCTGGTCATCTCCCGGATGGTTCGTCAACCGGTGGGATACCTTTGTCTTGAGGTTCATTACATAAATGTCCGTATTGCCGCCCCAAGAGGAACCATAAGCCATCCACTGTCCGTCCGGCGAAAACGTAGGAGAAGTCTCATTGGCGGAGTGGTCTGTCAGCTGCAGGAGATTCTTGCCGTTTATATCCATCATGTAGATGTCATAATTTGCATTTCGCTTGGAACTAAAGGCAATACACGGAACATCGGAGGCGTATACATAAAGGTTCGCCATGAGCAAGAAATGCCCTAATAGTAGTGTCATCCCCAATACAACAATATAGGCAAGTTTCCCTTTCATTCTTATACCCCCTATCTATGTCATTCAGCACATTTACGGCTTTGAGAAACTACTGCTTGTCTCTCCCTGCCGGACCAAAGGCTATGTGGTTTTGTTCCATGAGTTGATAAAAATCCCCGCCCGGCTCATAAGCAGAAAGATCTCGAGTAAACAGCGCATACTCACCATTGTATAGAACGGTAGCATGTAGTAGGTTATTCGCTAATGCGTCGACTTGATTCCTTAACAGACGAAACTCCGGATCTTTCCGAGCAAATTGGGTAAGTTCTTCATTCTCAATCAATTCCAACGCGGCGAGACGGCGTTCAAGGACTCGTGGGTATACCCGATGTAAAGCGGCGAGTCTTTCCGTGCTTGTCTTTAAACTATCGTAAGGTCGTGTTTCAGGAGACACGTCTAATTCATGAAATATCTCAGCGACATCCGTGTTTAACTGACAATGTTTTGCGAGAAGGACGGACTTTAGGATAACACGCCCCTTGCGTGGTGGCTGCCACTCGCGTCGTGGATCCGCTGCTATCATCGGTGCAAAAGAGCGTTCAATCTTCTGAGGAAAATAGATACCCGGCAGGTATTCGTGATAATCAAATTCTAACGTCTCCATATAGGTTACCCCGGTTTTGAAACAACTCCACTCCTCTCCGCTTCTCTCGGTAAAAACTCTTTCCCACTTAACCACCCGGAACCCTTTCTCATGAGAAATCCAGATTTTAAGGGTCTGATACGGTAGATGCCGAGCAGCTTCTCTGCTTCGGACAGAAGGTAAACGGAGTTGAACAACCGATGTTCGTTCCCCTTTTAAGGTTTCAGTCCCCAAGCGTTTAGACTCATATTTTTTCAGCAGTTGCCACATCGGTTCGGTGAGATAGGTCCCTACAGGGATCGTCGGATAAGTGAGCCAATATCTCGGATCCAGTTCACAAAGCCCTCGCCACTTATGCCGTGCTCCATGTTGAATCTGAGAGTCATACACCTCCACATATTCGAGATGTTCGGGATGCAGGTCATACACCTTCAAAGTCGTCTCTCCGACCCACAAAACCAGATAGGTTTTATTCGCCTCGTTGTCAATAAGTATGAAACTGTCGGGATGCCTGCGAGCCGCAACGCGCACATCGTCAGTAAGGTCAATGCCTTGCCCCATGAACTCCTGTCGAATCACCTCTATGAGTCTTCTCCGGTCGTCCCTTGCAATCTCAACACTTAGGAGTTGCTCTTTTTGGACATATATCTCCCAATGCCGTTCTGCATCATAAATTTCGGCGATTGGAAAAGTACGTCCCACCAGCGGTGCAACCCTTTCGTTGAGAGAAAAAATCTTTTCCTCAAAAGAAGGACCCCACCCCCAGTCGACCTGGATCTGGACTTTCTCGCCTTCAAACGTCAATGCATATTCAATTTTCTCAAATTCTGCACCGCCATGCTTATAGCGTTCAATCACGAAATCGCCGGTTGCGGAGATAACCAAACCATCATGATACTTCATCCCAGCGATAATCGTTTCTAAATCAGGGGCATTAATGTTAAGCGCATCGGAACCAACACGTCGCGGTCGTTGAACGTCCCGCTGTGACAAAACACACCCGGCAGAGAATACCATGCCTAACAAAAACATCAAAAATGCCAATTGAAGACCTCGGGTCGTCATGCGAAACTCCTTTTTTCGACATTTTAAAATAAGCAAAAAATAGAAAATATTAGGCAATCCACTCTTACTTCCACTTAAATTCACTTGCGGGATCATGATTCTTTTTTATGTCGGTTTTGGAGATTATACCGTTTGGACGCGTATAAAATGTAAGTTGGTAGGAGTAGCCGGTTGATATGTATGTTCCACCCACTGCTAGTATACCGCCAGGCTGGCGTCGGGGATGAATCTGAAGGTTTTGTCGGACTTGACTTCCTTGCCGGGCTAAAAATCCGTGCACAGGTATGTGCCAAACAAAGGTCCGCCAACCTGTCCCGTCGTCGTTAACCTCCTTCGGTGATCCCCATTTCTGAATCGCCTTTGAGATGTGTACGCCTTTCCATCTCCCTATAGTTTGCTGCATTTTCTCATCCGGCGAGAGTTCTGCGGTAGAGGGGTGCGCCCTATCCCTCAAATGCGCTGGGGCTGTACACCCTACCAGTAAAATGCTCGCGATAAACGCTAAGTATAAAGGGAACGCAAATCTGTTCATTTTCTGATTTCACCCCATGTGGTTGTGAGCAACTGCGGTTGTGGCGATACCGGTAAAGCCGATGGGTCAAACCAATCGCCTACATAATTGCTCCCATCGTGTGTAAGTTGCGTGATAGCACGCGTCACTACATTGATTCTGAAAATCTGTTGTGCGCCTCCAACCGATCCGGAATAGGCAATTTCATCACCAGACGGCGCCCAAGCGATCATTCTTCTCCCCATGATAAGAACAGCGTCAACAAGCCTTTGAAGTCCACTCCCATCGCGGTTGCCGATAAATATCGACAACTGCCGGGGTTCTCGTCTATACAAGGCAAAAGCGATTTTGTTGTGAACAGACGACCAGACCGGTTGCCACCTTCGGGCGTCATCATCCGGCAGCAGGGTCTCCTGCTTTCGGGTTTTTAGGTTGATAAATCGGATTTGGCGGCTCGCCCAACGAACCTCTCCATGTACAACATACGCAATTTCTGTTCCATCCGGGGACCAAACGGGAGCTTGGCCATGCGCTTTTTCCATTTCAACAAGGCGATTTACCGAGGTTCCATCCGCTCTGGCAGTGTAGATGCTTAAAAATTTAGTATCCTCGTCCCGTTGAGAATAAGCAATTTTTTTTCCATCCGGGGACCAGGCAGGATAGTCTCTATATGCGGGGTCGGTTCGAAACACGGGTCGCTCACCGCCTCCATCAGCCCGCATGATATAGAGATCACGCTCCCCACCGCGATCAGAAACAAAAAGGATCTCCTCTCCCGTTGGTGAGCAGACCGGATCGAAATCGCGTGCGCGGTGATTGGTTAATCTCACCTGTTGACTGCCATCGGGATTCATCATATAAATTTCCCTGTTGCCATCCCGATCAGAGGAAAAGATAATTTTTTCGGTTGTGAGCGGTTTCGCAGAAACAGAACACAGCAGTCCTAAACTTAAGCAACAGAAAAAGAAGACACGTAGCACTTTCATGAACACTTCCTCCTTAACCTTGTCGGGTAAATAGCAATTTCTATGCCAATTTAAAAACGAATGGAAAAAACAGGAGATACTGCGGATTTAGTGGGTCTGGCGTGTGTACTTGCTGCACGAAACGGGGCAAGCAGGAAGATATCTGCACGGATTTGTGCAGATACGGCGATGGGAAACAGAAGAAATATGGGACAGCACAACCACTGTCCCATCATCAGAAACTATCGAATGGCGATCGGATTGCCGGGAGAACCCGTCGCGCCTTTGAGCCGTAGCGGTGCGAAACAGAAAGCGAATTCATAAACTTTCGCCGCCGCTAACTCCTCCGTGATAATGTTCTCAAGGTTGTAAATGCCGTGTTTGACAATAAACAGCTGATGCACCGGAAAAGCGAGGGTTTCATCGGGATTCGGGACGACTTCGATTCCCCAGTTATCAGCACACAACATCACAATCTTCTGATCGACGAGGTATTGCCCCGCCTCCAGTCCGATACCGGGTTCTGTTGCTCCGTAGCGATCGTTATCCGTCATCCAGAATTTACCCCAACCGGTGTGCATAATAACGACATCACCGGGTGTAATCTGAACGCCTTGTTTTTCCAAGGCACCCTCCAGATCAGCACGCGTAATCTCATAACTGTCGCTGAGGTGTTCAACGCCTTTATAGCCGGCGACATCAATGAGGACACCGCGCGTCACGATGGGTCCCACGTTCTCGACCCCGAGTTCGGTGAGCCCTTCGGCTTTGGCGAAATCGTGCTGGTCCAATCCGTTGTAGTAGAGATCGCCGATACCGATGTGGCCGAGCCCATCAAACTGCGTGCCGATCTGACCGATCTCGCCGCTGAAGATCTCCTCAAACCACGTGGTTTTGTTTTCACCCAATGGACCCGACATCGCTGGAATGCGTAGGCTATAATGCCGCGTTCCGAAGACAGGGATACCGCTTTCATAGACTCTGCCGAGTTGATAGACTTCCCCGGTCTTAATTAAATTCGCGGCTTCCAAGACTTTCTCTGGCGTTAGGCGGTTTACGGCGCCGCGCCGATCATCAGCACCCCACTCGGAAGGAAACCACGATTCTTGTGTGAGGGTAACGGTTGCTGTAAGGGCAAGTATACCGAAGACAAGCCCAAACAAAAGAAAAAACTGGTATTTTTTGGATTTCTCGAACATAATTACCTCCTATAGGGTTAGCAAAAGAAAGATACAAGATCGTTAACTACAATCAAAATCGAGAGATTAAAACAAACAGCCCAGACCCTATACCTACAAATGACGAGAGGTCCTATGGCATTTACTTCAATTGCTTTAATTCTGCTGTCAGCATTTTGCCACGCCTTATGGAATTTCTACAGCAAATCCAGCAGAGATACACGCATCCTCTTCTTTTGGTGCGGATTTTACACCGTCGTCATAGCGTTCATCGCCTTTGGTATCCAGCGCCCCGTAATTCCGAAACCGGTATGGGGCTATATTGCTGGCTCCGCATTTGTCCACCTATTATACAAACTGTCTTTGACACACGCTTATACCGTTGGCGAGATTTCATTCGTCTATCCGATTGCGCGTGCTGCCCCCGCTTTCCTACCCCTTTTTGCTTTTCTGTTCCTAAACGAACGAATTTCCGTGCAAGGCTTTATCGGTATCTTATGCGTAATGGTCTCCATACTCCTCTATCAACAACGCGAAAAACACATTCAGTTCAAAGCCTTCTTTCGCTTCCTACGCCAACCCGATGCGCTCTGGGCGTATGCGACCCTAGCGAGCGTCATTGGATACTCACTGATAGACAAGCAGGGGATGTTTGAATTTCATCGTTATTCGACAGAGGCTCCCTTATGGCGCGCCGTGACCTATTATCTAATGGAGAACAGTATCTCGCAAGTCTTTTACGGACTATCCTGCCTCGCTCGGTTTCGACATCAGCAGATTGTCCAGATTGGACGAGCGGAATGGAAGCGATCCCTCGCTATTGTTGGACTTTCATTGATCTCCTATTCGCTCATCCTCTACACCTTGATGACAGAAAAGGTCAGCTACGTGACTGCGGTCCGACAGTGTTCTGTCATTTTCGTCGTCCTACTCGGTGGGTACGCCTTGAAAGAAACCTATACAAAACGCCGCTTGGTCGCGGCTGTGCTGATGGTCTTCGGCATCTTTTTGATAACAAATTTTTAATTATGCCTTGCGGTTCGGTGAGATAGATTACGATAGTGAAGTGCCTTTCCGTTTTTTAATTCTACCTTGCGGTTCGGTAAGGTAGGTTTAGACATCAAAGCACCTTCCCGTATACCCGCCTGCGTGTTTTTGCGAATCAACGGTATGAATGCCGTGTGGCATTCCCCGGGGTATTTCTGCGTATTGTTGCAGGCTACAATACGGGTTAATTTTTTAACATCAAAATCCTCAAACCCTTCTAAACATAACCAGAAACCTGCGGGACAATGCGAAGCAAATCTCAACCGAAGGAGACTCCCAATTTGACGCTTCGTTCAGGATGATTGTCCATCTCTATGTAGGCTTCGACTGAATCTTCAAACGGTACCACAGGATCAACGACACCTTCACAGTCAAATCGTCCTTGAACGAGCCACTTCCAACAGGTATCAACAATCCGCTTGAAATTCCAACGCGGGTGATCGCGGTTCGGATCGCTGTTGGCGCGTGCAAAGATGATGTTCGGAATGTTGACATGCGCGACAGCGCCGAGATCAAGTCCACCCGTACACGCTTTCGCGCGTCCCGCATAGACGATTGTCCCCTCAAAAGTGACGCTGCGGAGGGCGTCATCGAGTGCCTCGTAGATTGCACTGGTTTCTACAGCCACATCAACGCCGATCCCACCGGTTGCTTCTTTGAGCACTTCTCCGGTATTGCAGGCGGTCGGGTCAATGACAAGCTCCGCCCCCGTCTTCTCAGCGACTTTCCGCCGTCTTTCAAGTGGATCTACGGCAGCGACGAAATCCGCTCCGGCGATGCGTGCCATCTGCACCGTCATCAACCCAATCGCACCCAGTCCAAAGACAGCGACCCGCTCACCAACGCGCACTTTCCCATCACGAATCGCGGACATCGCAAAGTGTGCGGGATCGTAGCAAACCGCCTCTTTCCACGTCATCTGGTCGGGCATCTTGAGAACACTGCCTGCACGCCATGTGTGCGTCTCCTTGAGATGCCCGTGACTGGCGACGCGTTCTCCGATCTCAAAACCTTCAACCTCGTCCCCGATCTCAACGATCCTTCCGACACACATATTCCCAAGTCCGTGTGGAAAATTTGCGTTGTTGTATCCGTAGTACGCCGTGAGTTCGGTGCCGCGCTTGGGCGCGCCGAATTCGACTTGAACCCGGACGCCGTCTGCGGGGATGGGACCGTCCTCATATTCTCTCAAAACGGGTTGCCGCGGGGCAACTGCTACTAATTCTTTTGGCATGCTTCCCTCCTTGAAATTTAAAATTTTACGTAAGTTTAACTTACGATGTAGGTTGGGTTGAACAGAGCATAAAGTCAATGGTTTGAGGGAATTCACTTTCAGAATCTTTGCTGCGTGAAGCCCTAAAATCTGAGTGAACCCAACATTAAGTTGGATTGTTGGGTTTCGCAGTATCCGTTTTCATGAACAGTTCACCGAAAAATAGTGTTTTCGTTGAGAATATATCTCGGTTCCTCACCGCTCAACCCAACCTACGGCGACTAACCAACCTAAAGCGAATCGCTAATGCGGAATTCCCAACTGATGCATTCGACGGTGAATCGCCTCCCGTGCTTCTTGGAACGGACGAGAGAGGAATTCCTGATGGTCATCCTCACCGTGATGGTGTGTCACGGTGCCGGGTTCATGGTGGCGCGCCGTCTCTTGAATATAGGACAACCCACCCTCAATCAAAGTCAGCATATAGTTCGCCGTTTCCGGATCAAACATCCACCACTCACCGCCGACCGCTATGTAGACCGGAGAGGTGTGGGCGATGATGCCGCGTCCCCATCCATCGTGATGTGGAATGGCTTGGGCATAGTCAGGTCCACCGCACCGCGCCGCGATCCACGAGTGTTTGTCCACCTTCAGATTCGCTTTCAGACGTAGATGTGCTTTGCCATCTTTGTCCTCAGTCGAAGCGACAACGCGTCCCGCCTGAAGAATCTGCAAGGTATGGATCGGAAAGATGGAATCCGCCGAGGCTTCAACTTCAACCGTACCACCGTTACCGGGCA from Candidatus Poribacteria bacterium carries:
- a CDS encoding type II toxin-antitoxin system VapC family toxin, producing MPSKPRIYIETSVISYLTSRPSSNAGIRGCQYFTRYWWENFAEQQFELVSSPIVQQEVSLGDRGASQKRLDVLEKLTLLDTPREALNFLSDDLINAGALPLKARIDSFHIAITAINNVQYLATWNFKHIANINKIPLIQQVCRKAGYQPPILCTPQQLLMEDF
- a CDS encoding methyltransferase domain-containing protein; amino-acid sequence: MNRIVEPEVMDTAEAAEAYDAMEHGEVDQAFVDRVVVLGASTGHFLDVGTGPAQIPILLAQHCPDIHITAIDLSEEMLKIAKRHVADAGLTDRITLQHVDAKTLPYPDDTFDGLISNSIVHHIHDAMSALKEMERVARPQGTVLIRDLIRPETPTDAQAFVDLYAANDTPYQQKLYYDSFLAAFTIAEVNEMLTQMNMPGAIVVQSTDRHWSIERAV
- a CDS encoding cyclase family protein, whose protein sequence is MFEKSKKYQFFLLFGLVFGILALTATVTLTQESWFPSEWGADDRRGAVNRLTPEKVLEAANLIKTGEVYQLGRVYESGIPVFGTRHYSLRIPAMSGPLGENKTTWFEEIFSGEIGQIGTQFDGLGHIGIGDLYYNGLDQHDFAKAEGLTELGVENVGPIVTRGVLIDVAGYKGVEHLSDSYEITRADLEGALEKQGVQITPGDVVIMHTGWGKFWMTDNDRYGATEPGIGLEAGQYLVDQKIVMLCADNWGIEVVPNPDETLAFPVHQLFIVKHGIYNLENIITEELAAAKVYEFAFCFAPLRLKGATGSPGNPIAIR
- a CDS encoding EamA family transporter, with protein sequence MTRGPMAFTSIALILLSAFCHALWNFYSKSSRDTRILFFWCGFYTVVIAFIAFGIQRPVIPKPVWGYIAGSAFVHLLYKLSLTHAYTVGEISFVYPIARAAPAFLPLFAFLFLNERISVQGFIGILCVMVSILLYQQREKHIQFKAFFRFLRQPDALWAYATLASVIGYSLIDKQGMFEFHRYSTEAPLWRAVTYYLMENSISQVFYGLSCLARFRHQQIVQIGRAEWKRSLAIVGLSLISYSLILYTLMTEKVSYVTAVRQCSVIFVVLLGGYALKETYTKRRLVAAVLMVFGIFLITNF
- a CDS encoding zinc-binding alcohol dehydrogenase, yielding MPKELVAVAPRQPVLREYEDGPIPADGVRVQVEFGAPKRGTELTAYYGYNNANFPHGLGNMCVGRIVEIGDEVEGFEIGERVASHGHLKETHTWRAGSVLKMPDQMTWKEAVCYDPAHFAMSAIRDGKVRVGERVAVFGLGAIGLMTVQMARIAGADFVAAVDPLERRRKVAEKTGAELVIDPTACNTGEVLKEATGGIGVDVAVETSAIYEALDDALRSVTFEGTIVYAGRAKACTGGLDLGAVAHVNIPNIIFARANSDPNRDHPRWNFKRIVDTCWKWLVQGRFDCEGVVDPVVPFEDSVEAYIEMDNHPERSVKLGVSFG